The uncultured Cohaesibacter sp. genome window below encodes:
- the fliG gene encoding flagellar motor switch protein FliG — MKNANASVSEDHEERELSGAEKASIILLALGDEHGGPIWSRLDDIEIKQVSISMSKLGGITPNMLDNLIIEFVSRLSSKGAVTGNFDSTERLLLSFLPQDRVNAIMEEIRGPAGRNMWEKLSNVQENVLANYLKNEYPQTVAVVLSKIKSDHAAKVLSIMPEDFGLEVINRMLSMEAVQKEVLEKVEQTLRVEFMSNLSTTQRRDAHEVMADIFNNFDRQTEARLLAALEEENRESAEKIKQLMFTFEDLSKLDSSGVQALLQNIEKDILALALKGANETIRTLFLDNMSQRAGAMLKEDMESMGPVRLRDVDEAQGSMVNMAKDLAARGEILIAKGNSDDELIY, encoded by the coding sequence ATGAAGAATGCCAACGCGTCCGTCTCGGAAGACCATGAGGAACGCGAACTCTCCGGCGCGGAGAAAGCCTCGATCATCCTGCTCGCTCTCGGGGACGAACATGGCGGCCCGATCTGGAGCCGGCTTGACGACATCGAAATCAAGCAGGTCTCGATCTCCATGTCCAAGCTTGGCGGCATTACGCCGAACATGCTCGACAATCTGATCATCGAGTTCGTCTCCCGCCTGTCTTCAAAAGGCGCGGTAACGGGCAACTTTGATTCCACCGAACGCCTGCTGCTCTCCTTCCTGCCGCAGGATCGCGTCAATGCGATCATGGAAGAAATCCGCGGCCCGGCCGGTCGCAACATGTGGGAAAAACTGTCCAACGTTCAGGAGAACGTGCTGGCCAACTACCTCAAGAACGAATATCCGCAGACGGTTGCCGTGGTGCTCTCGAAGATCAAGTCAGACCACGCCGCCAAGGTGCTGTCGATCATGCCGGAAGACTTCGGGCTCGAAGTCATCAATCGCATGCTGTCCATGGAAGCCGTGCAGAAGGAAGTGTTGGAAAAGGTCGAGCAGACCCTGCGTGTCGAATTCATGTCGAACCTGTCGACCACCCAGCGTCGTGATGCCCACGAGGTCATGGCCGACATCTTCAACAATTTCGACCGTCAGACGGAAGCCCGCCTGCTTGCAGCACTGGAAGAGGAAAACCGGGAATCGGCCGAGAAGATCAAGCAGTTGATGTTCACCTTCGAAGACCTCAGCAAGCTCGATTCGAGCGGCGTTCAGGCTCTGCTGCAGAATATCGAGAAAGATATTCTGGCGCTTGCCCTCAAGGGCGCGAACGAAACCATCCGGACCCTGTTCCTCGACAACATGTCCCAGCGCGCTGGTGCCATGCTCAAGGAAGACATGGAAAGCATGGGGCCGGTTCGCCTGCGCGACGTCGACGAGGCACAGGGCTCCATGGTCAACATGGCCAAGGATCTTGCCGCACGCGGCGAAATTCTTATCGCCAAGGGCAACAGCGACGACGAGCTGATCTACTAG
- a CDS encoding FliH/SctL family protein has translation MSQAARYLFDLDFSAPSEPVVEEQIEEIPPEPMITVAEHERLLAEARAKAFAEGEAKARDERELMASEQRVALEKEIIEEISMVYTEVGTLMLRLERDASNLAFAFASRFAEKLVAQEPKGEIMALLNQILAPLRKTPHISIRLNDAVADDVKAAVDQQMNELGFTGTLTILPDPAIMPGDCSVEWVDGGIGRNMRSAIRQVEQLLTDHFAHVPEEPEDPEEQEASDTDDAQPEAGMTDANPGDEDLSASADEAADVQAPDAAATPASAQTEMAADDLDAEREEQ, from the coding sequence ATGTCACAGGCCGCTCGCTATCTCTTCGATCTGGACTTTTCCGCACCGTCAGAACCGGTCGTTGAAGAGCAGATCGAGGAAATTCCGCCCGAACCGATGATTACGGTTGCCGAGCACGAGCGTCTGTTGGCTGAAGCAAGGGCCAAGGCCTTTGCCGAAGGCGAAGCAAAGGCACGCGACGAGCGGGAACTGATGGCCAGCGAACAACGGGTTGCTCTGGAAAAGGAAATCATCGAGGAGATTTCGATGGTCTACACCGAGGTCGGCACCCTGATGCTGCGCCTCGAACGGGACGCCAGCAATCTGGCCTTCGCCTTCGCCTCGCGCTTTGCCGAAAAGCTCGTTGCGCAGGAACCCAAAGGCGAGATCATGGCCCTGCTCAACCAGATCCTGGCACCACTGCGCAAGACACCGCATATCTCGATCCGCCTCAATGATGCGGTCGCCGACGATGTCAAGGCCGCCGTGGACCAGCAGATGAACGAACTCGGCTTCACCGGCACCCTGACCATCCTGCCCGATCCGGCCATCATGCCCGGCGACTGCTCGGTGGAATGGGTCGATGGCGGCATCGGTCGCAACATGCGCAGCGCCATCCGTCAGGTTGAGCAGCTGCTCACAGATCATTTCGCGCATGTACCGGAAGAACCAGAAGATCCCGAAGAACAGGAAGCCTCGGATACCGATGACGCCCAGCCCGAGGCCGGCATGACCGACGCAAACCCTGGCGATGAAGACCTTTCCGCAAGCGCCGATGAAGCTGCGGATGTCCAGGCCCCGGACGCTGCGGCCACCCCCGCCTCGGCACAAACCGAGATGGCCGCCGATGACCTTGATGCAGAGAGAGAAGAGCAATGA
- the fliN gene encoding flagellar motor switch protein FliN, whose translation MSDKDKNEGLALQEQNARAIAEADLPEDSNQKNAADLEAVFDVPVLVSAILGRAKMPVSELLDLDVGNVLELDRKVGEAVDIYVNSRLVARGEVVLVEEKLGVTMTEIIKSEK comes from the coding sequence ATGAGTGACAAAGACAAGAATGAAGGCCTCGCTTTGCAAGAACAGAATGCCCGAGCGATTGCTGAAGCAGACTTACCTGAAGACTCCAATCAGAAGAATGCAGCCGATTTGGAAGCGGTCTTCGACGTTCCGGTCCTGGTGTCTGCCATTCTGGGTCGGGCCAAAATGCCTGTCAGCGAGTTGCTGGATCTAGATGTCGGCAATGTGCTTGAACTTGATCGCAAGGTCGGCGAAGCCGTCGACATCTATGTGAATTCCCGCCTGGTTGCTCGCGGCGAGGTTGTCCTCGTCGAGGAGAAGCTCGGTGTGACCATGACTGAAATCATCAAATCTGAAAAATAG
- a CDS encoding sigma-54 dependent transcriptional regulator: MRLLITGTLNGQLSQATKIALDRGAQVSHAETAQMAISHLRAGRGADLMMIDVKLDIAGLIRSLEDERITIPVIACGVENDARAAVNAIRAGAKEYIPLPPDPEIIAAVLEAVSKDQGDLIHRDPAMSNVVQLANQIAPSDASVLITGESGTGKEVLAKHLHKHSRRASHPFVSVNCAAIPDNLLESELFGHEKGAFTGAIARRIGKFEEANGGTLLLDEISEMDIRLQAKLLRAIQERVIDRVGGTKPVPVDIRIIATSNRNLADEVRSGNFREDLLFRLNVINLQIPPLRERPQDIDLLAAHFADKYAQANGLPQRKLSQDCYRHLHACTWQGNVRELENTIHRAVLLATGVEISAEALRMPDGSRMDETIIGMASGPAAQAVIAAEGVTRTLVGRTVAEVEQDLILDTLDHCLGNRTHAANILGISIRTLRNKLKQYSDEGVEIPMPGEARQAG, translated from the coding sequence ATGCGCCTCCTTATTACCGGTACCCTCAATGGCCAGCTTTCCCAGGCAACCAAGATTGCACTGGATCGCGGTGCTCAGGTTTCCCATGCCGAAACGGCGCAAATGGCCATCAGCCACTTGCGCGCCGGGCGCGGCGCCGACCTGATGATGATCGACGTCAAGCTCGACATTGCCGGACTGATCCGCTCCCTCGAGGATGAGCGCATCACCATCCCGGTCATTGCCTGCGGCGTGGAAAATGACGCCCGCGCTGCGGTCAACGCCATCCGGGCTGGAGCAAAAGAATATATTCCTCTGCCGCCAGATCCGGAAATCATCGCTGCCGTTCTGGAAGCTGTCTCCAAGGATCAGGGCGATCTCATCCACCGTGACCCGGCGATGAGCAATGTGGTACAGCTGGCCAACCAGATTGCCCCCAGCGATGCTTCTGTTCTGATCACCGGCGAAAGCGGCACCGGCAAGGAAGTGCTGGCCAAGCACCTGCACAAGCATTCCCGTCGGGCTTCCCACCCATTCGTTTCCGTCAACTGCGCCGCCATTCCGGACAATCTTCTGGAATCGGAGCTGTTCGGCCACGAAAAGGGAGCCTTCACCGGCGCCATCGCCCGCCGTATCGGCAAGTTCGAGGAAGCCAATGGCGGCACCCTTCTGCTCGACGAAATCTCGGAAATGGACATCCGCCTGCAGGCCAAGCTGCTGCGCGCCATTCAGGAACGCGTGATCGACCGCGTTGGCGGCACCAAGCCCGTACCGGTCGACATCCGTATCATCGCGACCTCGAACCGCAATCTTGCCGATGAAGTGCGCTCTGGCAATTTCCGCGAGGATTTGCTCTTCCGCCTCAACGTCATCAACCTGCAGATTCCGCCGCTGCGCGAACGCCCGCAGGACATCGACCTGCTGGCCGCCCATTTCGCCGACAAATATGCTCAGGCCAACGGTCTGCCCCAGCGCAAGCTGAGCCAGGACTGCTACCGCCATCTGCATGCCTGCACATGGCAGGGCAACGTGCGCGAGCTGGAAAACACCATCCACCGCGCCGTACTTCTGGCAACCGGCGTCGAGATCAGCGCTGAAGCCCTGCGCATGCCGGACGGAAGCCGCATGGACGAAACGATCATCGGCATGGCAAGCGGTCCGGCAGCCCAGGCTGTCATCGCGGCCGAAGGCGTAACGCGCACGCTGGTCGGACGCACCGTTGCCGAAGTGGAACAGGACCTCATCCTCGACACCCTCGACCACTGCCTTGGCAACCGCACCCATGCTGCCAATATTCTTGGCATCTCCATTCGTACCCTGCGCAACAAGCTCAAGCAGTATTCGGACGAGGGAGTAGAGATCCCGATGCCCGGAGAAGCAAGACAGGCTGGTTGA
- the flhA gene encoding flagellar biosynthesis protein FlhA → MSEANATAPAKNASDSSASEGSRGPSPLDQLSQLITFLRQGDLGLAIGVMTILVVMILPLPSAFMDMFLAISIIFSVLILMTSLFIRAPLEFSSFPTILLVSTMLRLALNLASTRLILANGHEGSGAAGNVIEAFGNFVTRGNFVIGVIVFAILVTVNFVVITKGSGRIAEVAARFTLDAMPGKQMAIDADLSAGLINEEEAKKRRKDLADESTFFGAMDGASKFVRGDAIAGLIITFINVLGGIIIGVAQKDMAIGDAAQSYTLLTIGDGLVSQIPALIVSTAAGILVSKAGVSGSADKALVDQLSGYPKALGMSSAVMVVMAFLPGMPLIPFMTLGVGAGYLSYKASQKHKRQALQKVIEEKQQELREAAPPKEEPISAVLKMDELRLELGYGLISMASGNASQALTDQIKALRRQLASEMGFIMPAVRIMDNVQLQANDYILKVKEVEVGRGVVYPNQFMTMDPTGTDITLPGIKTTEPTFGLPAVWIDGSLREEAAILGLTVVDPATVISTHLTEIIKANMGELLSYAVVQGLLDELPKDQKKLVDDIVPNQITISGIQRVLQSLLAERISIRDLSAILEGIADASGFTRSIQTMTEHVRRRLALQICASHQAPGGYLPILTMSPKWEREFSSALIGEGDERQLAMAPSKLQEFVGLVRDGYEDAAQMGEIPVLLTSPLIRPYVRSIIERFRAHTTVLSQNEIHTRVRLKTVGSI, encoded by the coding sequence ATGAGTGAAGCAAACGCGACAGCACCGGCGAAAAACGCCTCCGACTCCTCGGCATCCGAAGGATCCCGGGGACCGTCGCCGCTTGACCAGTTGAGCCAGCTCATTACCTTCCTGCGTCAGGGCGATCTTGGGCTGGCCATTGGCGTGATGACCATTCTTGTGGTCATGATCCTGCCGCTGCCTTCGGCTTTCATGGATATGTTCCTTGCCATATCCATCATCTTTTCCGTGCTCATCCTGATGACGTCGCTGTTCATCCGGGCACCATTGGAATTCTCGTCCTTCCCGACGATCCTGCTGGTCTCGACCATGCTGCGGCTGGCGCTGAACCTCGCATCGACGCGCCTCATTCTGGCCAATGGCCACGAGGGCTCGGGCGCGGCGGGCAACGTCATTGAGGCATTCGGCAATTTCGTGACCCGAGGCAACTTCGTCATCGGCGTCATCGTCTTCGCCATTCTGGTCACGGTAAACTTCGTCGTCATCACCAAGGGTTCGGGTCGTATTGCCGAAGTCGCAGCCCGTTTCACTCTCGACGCCATGCCCGGCAAGCAGATGGCAATCGACGCCGACCTCTCTGCAGGCCTCATCAACGAGGAAGAAGCCAAGAAGCGCCGCAAGGACCTTGCCGATGAAAGCACCTTCTTCGGCGCCATGGACGGTGCCAGCAAGTTCGTGCGAGGCGACGCCATCGCTGGCCTCATCATCACCTTCATCAACGTCCTCGGCGGCATCATCATCGGCGTCGCCCAGAAGGACATGGCGATTGGCGATGCGGCCCAGTCCTATACCCTTCTGACCATCGGTGACGGGCTGGTTTCCCAGATCCCGGCCCTGATCGTTTCGACCGCCGCAGGTATATTGGTTTCCAAGGCCGGCGTCAGCGGCTCTGCCGACAAGGCTCTGGTCGACCAGCTGTCCGGCTATCCAAAGGCTCTGGGCATGTCCTCTGCCGTCATGGTCGTCATGGCCTTTCTGCCCGGCATGCCACTGATCCCGTTCATGACACTTGGCGTTGGCGCAGGCTATCTCTCCTACAAGGCCAGCCAGAAGCACAAGCGCCAAGCGCTGCAGAAGGTTATCGAAGAGAAACAGCAGGAACTGCGAGAGGCAGCTCCGCCCAAGGAAGAGCCGATCAGCGCTGTGCTCAAGATGGACGAACTGCGCCTCGAGCTTGGTTATGGTCTCATCAGCATGGCCAGCGGCAATGCCTCGCAGGCCCTGACCGACCAGATCAAGGCGCTGCGCCGTCAGCTCGCCTCCGAGATGGGCTTCATCATGCCAGCAGTCCGCATCATGGACAATGTCCAACTACAGGCCAACGACTACATTCTGAAAGTCAAGGAAGTCGAAGTCGGGCGCGGCGTGGTCTATCCGAACCAGTTCATGACCATGGACCCGACCGGCACCGACATCACCCTTCCAGGCATCAAGACAACCGAACCGACCTTTGGCCTGCCTGCGGTCTGGATCGATGGATCCCTGCGCGAGGAAGCAGCCATTCTCGGCCTGACCGTCGTCGACCCAGCCACGGTGATCTCCACCCACCTCACCGAGATCATCAAGGCCAACATGGGCGAGCTGCTCTCCTATGCGGTTGTTCAGGGGCTGCTCGACGAACTGCCGAAAGACCAGAAGAAACTGGTCGACGACATCGTTCCGAACCAGATCACCATTTCCGGCATCCAGCGCGTGTTGCAGAGCCTGCTGGCCGAGCGGATTTCCATTCGCGATCTGTCGGCCATTCTGGAAGGCATCGCCGACGCCTCCGGCTTCACCCGCTCCATCCAGACCATGACGGAGCATGTGCGCCGCCGTCTTGCCCTGCAGATCTGCGCCAGCCATCAGGCTCCGGGCGGCTATCTGCCGATCCTGACCATGTCGCCAAAATGGGAGCGGGAATTCTCCAGCGCCCTCATTGGCGAGGGCGACGAGAGGCAACTGGCGATGGCCCCCAGCAAGCTGCAGGAGTTCGTTGGCCTCGTGCGGGACGGCTATGAAGACGCTGCCCAGATGGGGGAAATCCCGGTGCTGTTAACCTCTCCACTGATCCGCCCCTATGTCCGCTCAATCATCGAGCGGTTCCGGGCCCACACGACGGTTCTCAGCCAGAATGAGATCCACACGCGGGTTCGCCTTAAGACAGTTGGCTCAATTTGA
- a CDS encoding paraquat-inducible protein A, translating into MSSILLPILLAVAAFSFGLGITLPLVSLDKLLFFTETPSLRTIIMGLWEQGETVLALIIIAFSVLLPAAKILLLHIAVYRGKKSRSLALLSVASKWSMMDVLLVALVIFSAKTSGLATASAMPGIWFYATATLASVLASVMVRK; encoded by the coding sequence TTGTCTTCCATTCTCCTGCCCATTCTTCTGGCTGTTGCCGCCTTTTCCTTCGGTCTGGGCATCACCCTGCCGCTGGTGTCGCTGGACAAGCTGCTGTTCTTCACGGAGACTCCTTCGCTCAGGACCATCATCATGGGGCTCTGGGAACAGGGGGAGACGGTGCTGGCGCTGATCATCATTGCCTTCTCTGTGTTGCTGCCTGCGGCCAAGATCCTGCTGTTGCATATTGCAGTCTATCGGGGCAAGAAGTCGCGCTCGCTGGCTCTGCTGTCGGTTGCGAGCAAATGGTCGATGATGGATGTGCTGCTGGTTGCGCTGGTGATCTTTTCGGCCAAGACCAGCGGTCTGGCAACCGCCTCGGCAATGCCGGGGATCTGGTTCTACGCCACGGCGACACTGGCCTCGGTTCTGGCCTCGGTCATGGTGCGAAAATAG
- the hemG gene encoding menaquinone-dependent protoporphyrinogen IX dehydrogenase, producing the protein MAKIALFFVSHDGQTEKIATILSGHLQALGLEIAQVDLASHPDLSRLAPEVDAADLVIMLAAIRYGHHLKPAERFLRYFKGRLLEKPLAMLSVNLTARKPHKRVIENSVYLRKWVERHPLSPVLVRAIAGKLDYPRYRAFDRFMIRLIMRMTKGPTDPTVTIEFTDWDQVKELAEEIAALV; encoded by the coding sequence ATGGCCAAGATCGCACTTTTTTTCGTCAGCCACGACGGGCAGACCGAAAAAATCGCCACCATCCTTTCCGGACATTTGCAAGCGCTGGGGCTGGAGATCGCGCAGGTTGATCTGGCCAGTCATCCCGATCTGTCCAGATTGGCGCCCGAGGTGGACGCTGCTGACCTTGTCATCATGCTGGCTGCCATCCGCTATGGGCACCATCTCAAGCCCGCAGAGCGCTTTCTGAGGTACTTCAAGGGCAGGCTTCTGGAAAAGCCGCTTGCCATGTTGTCGGTCAATCTGACGGCGCGCAAGCCGCACAAGCGGGTCATCGAGAACAGCGTCTATCTGCGCAAATGGGTCGAGCGGCATCCGTTATCGCCCGTGTTGGTCAGGGCCATAGCCGGAAAGCTGGATTATCCGAGATATCGCGCCTTTGACCGCTTCATGATCCGTCTCATCATGCGGATGACCAAGGGGCCGACTGATCCGACCGTGACGATAGAATTTACGGACTGGGATCAGGTGAAAGAGCTGGCCGAAGAGATCGCTGCGCTTGTATAA
- the fliJ gene encoding flagellar export protein FliJ: protein MKSRESLIRLKRFQVDEKRRQVGQIELMVTEFEGMIRDLDAQIAIEEEKAGISDIGHFAYPTFAKAAMQRKENLQVSIDDLNEQLERAQDQLREAVADMKKVEMLEERDHQREQAAREQAEQDELDDFAMIGHRRGR from the coding sequence ATGAAGTCACGTGAGAGTCTTATCCGTCTGAAACGCTTTCAAGTCGACGAAAAGCGCCGTCAGGTTGGTCAGATCGAATTGATGGTCACCGAGTTCGAGGGCATGATCCGCGATCTCGATGCGCAGATTGCCATCGAGGAAGAGAAGGCGGGCATCAGCGACATCGGTCATTTTGCCTATCCGACCTTCGCGAAGGCGGCCATGCAGCGCAAGGAAAACCTGCAGGTTTCCATCGATGACCTGAATGAGCAGCTAGAGCGGGCGCAGGATCAGTTGCGCGAAGCCGTGGCTGACATGAAGAAGGTCGAAATGCTGGAAGAACGCGATCATCAGCGCGAACAGGCCGCCCGGGAACAGGCCGAGCAGGACGAGCTGGATGATTTCGCCATGATCGGCCATCGTCGCGGCCGCTAG
- the fliI gene encoding flagellar protein export ATPase FliI, translated as MVQELISKLDDITPRHAFGLVASIQGHLVEVAGPLFEMSVGSMLSIHAEGREPIKCEVVGFSSDRALCLPFSDLEGVRLGCRAELHGPVAIRPTKEWLGRMINAFGEPIDGKGPLSRGHDSVHLRGKPPAAHKRMRVGGPMDLGVRALNTFITLCEGQRMGIFAGSGVGKSVLLSMLARNASSEVNIIGLIGERGREVQEFVEDDLGEEGLKRSIVVVATSDEMALMRRQAAYLTLALSEFFRKQGKQVLCMMDSVTRFAQAQREIGLAAGEPPTSKGYTPTVFAELPKLLERAGPGEKNEGAVTGLFTVLVEGDNHNEPVADAVRGILDGHIVMERAIAERGRYPAINILKSVSRTLPKAADPAYWQDVLKARQYMATYSDMEELIRLGAYKQGSDPNVDLAIALHEPLETFLTQNKGEATSIEEGYQGLQSILGARTVKGNSGL; from the coding sequence ATGGTACAGGAACTGATCAGCAAGCTGGATGACATTACACCCCGCCACGCGTTTGGCCTGGTAGCGTCGATTCAGGGCCATCTGGTTGAGGTGGCAGGGCCGCTTTTCGAAATGAGCGTCGGGTCGATGCTGTCGATTCATGCAGAAGGGCGCGAACCGATCAAATGCGAGGTGGTCGGGTTTTCCTCCGACCGGGCCCTTTGCTTGCCCTTTTCCGATCTGGAAGGGGTGCGTCTGGGCTGCCGGGCTGAATTGCATGGTCCGGTGGCGATCCGGCCTACAAAGGAATGGCTCGGCCGTATGATCAACGCCTTTGGTGAACCGATCGATGGCAAGGGGCCGTTGTCGCGTGGTCACGATTCCGTCCATCTCAGGGGAAAGCCGCCAGCGGCGCACAAGCGCATGCGCGTGGGTGGGCCAATGGATCTTGGGGTGAGGGCGCTCAACACCTTCATAACCCTCTGTGAGGGCCAGAGAATGGGTATTTTCGCCGGATCCGGCGTCGGCAAGTCAGTGCTGCTGTCGATGTTGGCGCGGAATGCCAGCTCTGAGGTCAACATTATCGGTCTCATCGGGGAACGTGGCCGCGAGGTTCAGGAATTTGTCGAGGATGATCTTGGGGAGGAGGGCCTCAAGCGCTCCATCGTTGTGGTCGCCACGTCGGATGAGATGGCGCTGATGCGACGCCAGGCGGCCTATCTGACGCTGGCACTCTCCGAGTTCTTCCGCAAGCAGGGCAAGCAGGTTCTGTGCATGATGGACTCGGTCACCCGCTTTGCTCAGGCTCAGCGCGAGATCGGGCTGGCCGCAGGCGAGCCGCCGACTTCCAAGGGTTATACACCCACAGTTTTTGCAGAATTGCCCAAATTGCTGGAAAGAGCGGGGCCCGGCGAAAAAAATGAAGGTGCCGTTACCGGTCTTTTTACTGTTTTGGTGGAAGGTGATAATCACAATGAGCCCGTAGCGGATGCTGTTCGTGGTATTCTGGATGGACATATCGTTATGGAAAGGGCCATTGCTGAGAGGGGAAGGTACCCGGCGATAAACATTTTGAAATCTGTTTCGCGTACACTCCCCAAAGCTGCCGATCCGGCCTATTGGCAAGATGTGTTGAAGGCTCGGCAATATATGGCGACCTATTCGGATATGGAAGAGTTGATCCGTCTGGGGGCCTACAAACAGGGAAGCGATCCAAATGTGGATTTGGCCATCGCTCTTCATGAACCCCTGGAAACCTTCCTGACGCAAAACAAGGGGGAGGCTACCAGCATTGAAGAGGGATATCAGGGCTTGCAATCCATTCTTGGGGCGCGGACCGTTAAGGGCAATTCGGGGCTTTAA
- a CDS encoding response regulator transcription factor — MRVLLIEDDGATAQSIELMLKSESFNVYTTDLGEEGIDLGKLYDYDIILLDLNLPDMSGYEVLRTLRVSKVKTPILILSGLAGIEDKVRGLGFGADDYMTKPFHKDELVARIHAIVRRSKGHAQSVISTGELTVNLDTKTVEVQGQRVHLTGKEYQMLELLSLRKGTTLTKEMFLNHLYGGMDEPELKIIDVFICKLRKKLATATGGRNYIETVWGRGYVLREPDEEGMRESA; from the coding sequence ATGCGCGTTTTGCTAATTGAGGACGACGGCGCCACAGCACAGAGCATCGAGTTGATGCTCAAGTCTGAAAGCTTCAATGTCTACACAACCGATCTCGGTGAAGAAGGCATTGACCTTGGTAAGCTGTACGACTACGACATAATTCTACTGGACCTGAACCTGCCGGATATGAGCGGTTATGAGGTGCTTCGCACCCTGCGCGTATCCAAGGTCAAGACTCCGATCCTGATTCTCTCCGGTCTGGCCGGTATCGAGGACAAGGTGCGCGGTCTTGGTTTCGGTGCAGATGACTACATGACCAAGCCATTCCACAAGGATGAGCTGGTTGCCCGCATTCATGCGATTGTACGTCGCTCCAAGGGTCATGCACAGTCCGTGATCTCCACTGGAGAACTGACCGTCAACCTCGACACCAAGACTGTCGAAGTTCAGGGCCAGCGCGTACATCTGACGGGCAAGGAATATCAGATGCTCGAGCTTCTGAGCCTGCGCAAGGGTACCACCCTGACCAAGGAGATGTTCCTGAACCATCTCTATGGCGGTATGGATGAACCGGAATTGAAGATCATTGACGTGTTCATCTGCAAGCTGCGCAAAAAGCTCGCAACGGCCACTGGCGGCCGGAACTATATCGAAACCGTCTGGGGCCGCGGCTATGTTCTGCGTGAACCGGATGAAGAGGGTATGAGAGAAAGCGCCTGA
- a CDS encoding protein-glutamate O-methyltransferase CheR, which produces MTPQDYAFLQGFLKEKSGLVLSNDKQYLIESRLMPIARKAGLQSIGDLIGKLRGFGDRTLQTAVVEAMTTNESFFFRDKTPFEHFTDTIIPHLLETRKRGRVRIWCAAASTGQEPYSLAMSLKENASKLGGLSFEILATDISNEVLDKAKAGFYSQFEVQRGLPVQLLLKYFTQHGEMWQIAPEIRAMVTYKQFNLLESFAALGQFDVIFCRNVLIYFDQATKTDIMQRLSKQMPDDGYLLLGAAETVVGLTTAFQAVPGKRGLYGNARGAADTKATPTIATPRIAVGESAFGARALGASPTAAKPSVFASSRLSTIPGGRK; this is translated from the coding sequence ATGACGCCACAGGATTATGCATTCTTGCAGGGGTTCCTGAAAGAAAAATCGGGTCTGGTGCTCTCGAATGACAAGCAGTATCTGATCGAAAGCCGCCTGATGCCGATTGCTCGCAAGGCTGGCCTGCAATCAATTGGAGATCTGATCGGCAAGCTGCGAGGCTTCGGCGACCGGACCTTGCAGACTGCTGTCGTAGAAGCAATGACGACCAACGAGTCCTTCTTCTTCCGAGATAAGACGCCGTTTGAGCATTTTACCGACACGATCATTCCACATTTGCTGGAAACCCGGAAACGGGGCAGGGTGCGCATCTGGTGTGCGGCCGCTTCGACCGGTCAGGAGCCCTATTCTCTGGCGATGAGCCTCAAGGAAAATGCTTCCAAGCTCGGCGGGCTGAGCTTCGAAATTTTGGCAACAGACATTTCCAACGAAGTGCTCGACAAGGCCAAGGCCGGCTTTTACAGCCAGTTCGAGGTACAGCGTGGCTTGCCGGTTCAGCTGCTGCTGAAATATTTCACCCAGCATGGTGAGATGTGGCAGATTGCGCCGGAAATCAGGGCCATGGTGACCTACAAGCAGTTCAATCTGCTGGAAAGCTTTGCTGCGCTCGGCCAGTTCGATGTGATCTTCTGTCGCAACGTGCTGATCTATTTCGATCAGGCAACAAAGACCGATATCATGCAGCGGTTGTCCAAGCAGATGCCGGATGATGGCTATTTGTTGCTTGGCGCGGCGGAAACCGTTGTCGGACTGACAACGGCGTTTCAGGCGGTTCCCGGCAAGCGCGGTCTTTATGGCAACGCCCGTGGCGCAGCTGACACCAAAGCTACTCCTACTATTGCAACGCCACGGATCGCTGTGGGGGAGAGTGCTTTTGGCGCTCGCGCCCTGGGGGCTTCCCCGACGGCTGCCAAGCCTTCCGTTTTTGCATCTTCGCGTCTATCAACCATTCCTGGTGGTCGCAAGTAG